A region from the Musa acuminata AAA Group cultivar baxijiao chromosome BXJ1-10, Cavendish_Baxijiao_AAA, whole genome shotgun sequence genome encodes:
- the LOC104000481 gene encoding protein HIGH CHLOROPHYLL FLUORESCENCE PHENOTYPE 244, chloroplastic — MASRLGSLPPQLASTSLHHHRHHLRPPQCSGQASLSWRRAVAPAQLDLISVSTSPGRCFAPLLVKCNAQTAVATSLSQGTPVRPTSILVVGATGTLGRQVVRRALDEGYDVRCLVRPRPAPADFLRDWGATVVNGDLSKPETIPATLVGVHTVIDCATGRPEEPISTVDWEGKVALIQCAKAMGIQKYVFYSIHNCDKHPEVPLMEIKHCTEKFLQDSGLNYLIIRLCGFMQGLIGQYAVPILEEKSVWGTDAPTRIAYMDTQDISRLTFIAMRNEKINKELLTFAGPRAWTTQEVITLCERLAGQDANVTTVPVSILKFTRQLTRLFQWTNDVADRLAFSEVLSSDIVFSVPMTETYNLLGVDQKDIVTLERYLQDYFTNILKKLKDLKAQSKQTDIFL; from the exons ATGGCATCGAGGCTCGGCTCTCTCCCTCCACAGCTCGCCTCTACGTCTCTCCATCACCACCGGCACCATCTCCGCCCCCCGCAGTGCTCCGGGCAGGCTTCCCTCTCCTGGCGCCGCGCCGTAGCGCCAGCGCAGCTAGATCTCATCTCTGTTTCTACATCTCCGG GCAGATGTTTTGCACCACTGCTGGTTAAATGTAATGCTCAGACAGCTGTTGCAACAAGCCTGTCACAGGGAACTCCTGTTAGACCAACGAGCATACTGGTGGTTGGGGCTACTGGAACTCTGGGACGCCAGGTTGTTAGAAGGGCATTAGATGAAGGCTATGATGTTAGATGTCTTGTAAGACCTCGACCAGCTCCGGCAGACTTCCTGCGGGATTGGGGTGCTACAGTTGTCAAT GGTGATCTCAGCAAACCAGAGACCATACCTGCAACTCTTGTTGGTGTCCACACAGTAATTGATTGTGCAACTGGACGCCCAGAAGAGCCTATCAGCACA GTAGATTGGGAAGGAAAAGTTGCTCTAATCCAGTGTGCAAAAGCCATGGGCATTCAGAAGTATGTATTCTATTCTATCCACAATTGTGATAAGCATCCTGAGGTACCTTTGATGGAAATCAAGCATTGTACTGAGAAATTTCTTCAGGATTCTGGTTTAAACTACCTTATAATTCGATTATGTGGCTTCATGCAG GGCCTTATCGGGCAGTATGCTGTTCCAATACTAGAAGAGAAGTCAGTCTGGGGAACTGATGCTCCAACTCGAATAGCTTACATGGACACCCAA GATATATCTCGGCTGACATTTATAGCTATGCGTAATGAGAAGATAAATAAGGAACTTCTAACTTTTGCAGGACCTCGTGCATGGACAACTCAAGAG GTGATTACCTTGTGCGAGAGACTCGCAGGGCAAGATGCAAATGTTACCACTGTCCCTGTCTCGATCCTCAAGTTCACTCGGCAGCTGACTCGACTTTTCCAATGGACCAATGATGTAGCTGACAGATTGGCATTCTCAGAG GTCCTCTCCAGCGACATAGTTTTCTCGGTTCCGATGACGGAGACGTATAACCTCCTTGGTGTGGATCAGAAAGACATTGTGACGCTAGAGAGGTACTTGCAAGACTACTTCACGAATATCTTGAAGAAACTGAAGGATCTTAAAGCACAATCAAAGCAAACAGACATATTTCTGTGA
- the LOC104000576 gene encoding uncharacterized protein LOC104000576: MPPPLLSLSLGTLLKRSFHYSRFAIRVPSLAILLLIRSLKEREAESKRRRGRKAYLMVFGFRFSFSLSSLSPGANPCRRRDAPHHMRSTSLPCPVLSPLLDEIRSLRSSPHRDGFARINRLLAALDDLLHLPRTRDTLRRRPAWADRLFDDFLRLADAHGSFISDAIALKQHLSEGRTAIRRGDPVRLASAARSHRRVEKEIAGLASSIKDLARSPTLAPGIGPDSEIAGIIAEAVAATAATSTEVFLSVSGWGSWMVWAMKRPSKKGLEEAEMVAMEKLEELMERIEGLEDGSGTVFRSLVNTRVTLLNMLTPSF, translated from the coding sequence ATGCCACCACCgcttctgtctctctctctagGCACCCTTTTAAAACGCTCCTTCCATTACTCCCGCTTCGCCATCCGAGTCCCATCACTCGCCATTTTACTACTGATAAGATCACTAAAGGAACGAGAAGCCGAATCAAAGAGAAGGCGGGGGAGAAAAGCATACCTCATGGTCTTCGGATTCCGCTTCTCCTTCTCCCTGTCGAGCCTCAGCCCTGGCGCCAACCCTTGCCGCCGCCGCGACGCGCCCCACCACATGCGCTCCACCAGCCTGCCTTGCCCCGTCCTCTCCCCCCTCCTGGACGAGATCCGCTCCCTCCGCTCCTCCCCACACCGCGATGGGTTTGCCCGGATCAACCGCCTCCTCGCTGCCCTTGACGATCTCCTCCACCTTCCCCGGACCCGGGACACTCTTCGCCGCCGGCCCGCCTGGGCCGACCGCCTCTTCGACGACTTCCTCCGCCTCGCCGACGCCCACGGCTCCTTCATCTCCGACGCCATCGCCCTCAAGCAGCACCTCTCTGAGGGTCGCACCGCCATTCGCCGCGGCGACCCCGTGCGGCTCGCATCCGCTGCCCGATCCCACCGCCGGGTGGAGAAAGAGATCGCCGGGCTCGCTTCATCCATCAAGGATCTCGCCAGATCCCCTACCTTGGCACCGGGAATCGGGCCGGACTCGGAGATCGCCGGGATCATTGCAGAAGCGGTAGCGGCAACAGCGGCCACGTCGACGGAAGTTTTCCTGTCAGTGTCTGGCTGGGGTTCTTGGATGGTCTGGGCGATGAAGAGGCCGTCGAAGAAGGGCTTGGAGGAGGCGGAGATGGTGGCAATGGAGAAGCTCGAAGAGCTGATGGAGCGCATCGAGGGATTGGAGGACGGAAGCGGGACGGTGTTTAGGAGTCTGGTGAACACGCGAGTCACGCTTCTTAACATGCTCACGCCTTCTTTCTAG
- the LOC104000480 gene encoding uncharacterized protein LOC104000480, with protein sequence MITRSNLAEQLREYQMRSKHEWATASFFSSTSPHASSRVDAVFVIWEMLMFALLVFAGVALYFRYMKLAFLLMCVTAVVLVCMKVTKQIRQNRKSKRKMLLPLSM encoded by the exons ATGATAACGAGATCGAACCTCGCGGAGCAGCTGAGGGAATACCAGATGCGATCCAAGCACGAGTGGGCCACcgcctccttcttctcctccaccTCCCCCCATGCCTCCTCACG GGTCGATGCAGTATTTGTGATATGGGAGATGTTGATGTTTGCTCTCCTTGTCTTCGCAGGTGTTGCTTTGTACTTCAGGTATATGAAGCTTGCTTTTCTTTTGATGTGTGTTACTGCAGTTGTTCTTGTGTGCATGAAAGTAACAAAGCAAATAAGACAAAACAGGAAGAGCAAACGTAAAATGCTCCTCCCCTTGTCAATGTAA
- the LOC135595379 gene encoding rop guanine nucleotide exchange factor 1-like, producing MGSLSFEEEYASDQPSDSRGGGSYSPSADVSGSDSSSEISGRGFPAASASASSAGASLLPAGDVLFWEAKLEKRATDVSEVEMMKERFAKLLLGEDMSGGGKGVCTALAISNAITNLSATVFGELWRLEPLAPQKKTMWRREMEWLLSVSDYIVELVPSIQEFPSGGTFEVMVSRPRADLHINLPALKRLDAMLLGILEGFRDTEFWYVDRGILVADADENGSGSYPPSSSGRPSLRQEEKWWLPVPRVPPNGLSKEERKRLQQSRDCANQILKAAMAINSGVLAEIEIPNVYFETLPKSGKSCLGDIIHRYIIADQFSPECLLDLLDLSSEHHILEIANRIEAALYVWGLKGQSRHSPLKAKKNSWSGKVKGLVINKERSLLLAQRAEGLLQSLRIRYPGLPQTDLDMNKILYNKDIGQSILESYSRVMESLAFNIVARIDDLIFVDDATKKCAAAEAISVFNRGGLGGLPLQKRISRSPFSIQNTPYVSPFATPSFCSSTPAIGSPVRLTSSLKKDSLQEQQGGKVEKPISYNTESMFIH from the exons ATGGGAAGCCTCTCGTTCGAGGAGGAGTACGCCTCCGACCAGCCGAGCGACAGCCGTGGCGGCGGCAGCTACAGCCCCAGCGCGGATGTCTCGGGGTCCGACTCCTCCAGCGAAATCTCCGGCCGGGGGTTCCCCGCCGCCTCGGCTTCGGCCTCCTCCGCCGGCGCGTCCCTGCTCCCCGCCGGGGATGTGCTCTTCTGGGAGGCGAAGTTGGAGAAGAGAGCCACTGATGTCTCCG AAgtggagatgatgaaggagagATTCGCCAAGCTGCTTCTTGGCGAAGACATGTCGGGTGGTGGCAAAGGCGTCTGCACCGCCCTCGCGATCTCAAATGCCATCACCAATCTCTCCG CTACTGTTTTCGGAGAATTATGGAGATTGGAGCCACTGGCACCCCAGAAGAAGACAATGTGGCGAAGGGAGATGGAGTGGTTGTTGAGCGTGAGTGACTACATTGTGGAGCTCGTCCCTTCCATCCAAGAATTCCCTAGCGGTGGCACCTTTGAGGTGATGGTCTCTCGTCCTCGTGCCGACCTCCACATCAACCTCCCAGCTCTCAAGAGATTGGACGCTATGCTTCTTGGCATACTGGAGGGGTTCCGTGATACCGAGTTCTGGTATGTGGATCGTGGAATTCTGGTTGCTGATGCTGAtgagaatggaagtgggagctatCCACCTTCCTCTTCTGGGAGGCCATCTTTGAGACAGGAGGAGAAGTGGTGGTTACCGGTCCCAAGAGTTCCACCAAATGGTCTCTCTAAGGAGGAAAGGAAGAGGTTGCAGCAGTCCAGGGATTGTGCAAATCAGATACTGAAGGCAGCTATGGCAATTAATAGTGGGGTTCTTGCTGAGATTGAAATTCCTAATGTCTACTTCGAAACCTTGCCCAAG AGTGGGAAATCCTGTTTAGGTGACATCATCCACCGTTACATAATTGCTGATCAATTTTCACCTGAGTGCCTGCTGGACCTCCTGGACTTGTCATCTGAGCACCATATTCTAGAAATAGCAAATAGGATCGAAGCAGCATTATATGTTTGGGGGCTGAAAGGCCAAAGCAGACACTCTCCATTAAAAGCCAAGAAGAATTCATGGAGTGGGAAGGTCAAGGGTCTTGTTATCAACAAAGAAAGAAGTCTGCTTCTCGCACAACGGGCTGAGGGTCTTTTGCAGAGCTTACGAATTCGTTACCCTGGTCTCCCTCAGACTGATCTGGATATGAACAAGATCCTGTACAATAAG GATATAGGACAGTCCATCCTCGAGAGCTATTCGAGGGTCATGGAGAGTTTGGCATTTAACATTGTCGCAAGGATTGATGACTTGATCTTCGTAGATGATGCTACAAAGAAGTGTGCTGCTGCTGAAGCCATTTCTGTATTTAATCGAGGAGGGCTGGGAGGACTTCCACTTCAGAAAAGGATATCGCGCAGTCCGTTCTCGATTCAAAACACACCATATGTCTCACCATTTGCTACACCTTCATTTTGTTCTTCCACCCCAGCTATCGGAAGCCCAGTAAGGCTGACATCTTCCTTAAAAAAGGACAGTCTCCAAGAGCAACAAGGGGGTAAAGTAGAGAAGCCCATCTCTTATAACACAGAGAGTATGTTCATACACTAG
- the LOC104000575 gene encoding mechanosensitive ion channel protein 8-like, with protein sequence MGDAPWNPFASPIPSRHSAADCHPVVVGVDKLSNAHIDANGHKIWRDPSCEFLSDAGAAHVPAASSRMERFGVDVDVDPKVSSVSVSASKEPHVAFEVVSATTDDGSIMSGSGDGSGAEVDRWNSNASFCRTSTLLRTKTRSRLMDPAPQPRSGALAAEAGRSTTRSSPLPSGQLRSQLLGGSMTDEDDEDPFLVEDLPADDDFTRAKFQPWTALQWASLLLVFAALAAALAVPALRRCSVWGLRLWMWVVLFLVLICSRLVSWWGIRLLVFFMERNFLLRKRVLYFVYGVRKPVQNCLWLGLVLLAWHLQFDQKIQRHTNSKAVDYVSKILICLLVATFFRLAETIVIKSLASSFHVSTYFDRIQEALFNQYVIETLSSPPWMRSQRTRDEDNHFFSEVERFQNAGVAIPADLRTLTLQKGSQNGNSARSANAMRRKEIGQKQEGITIEHLHRLSQKNVPAWIMKRMMKIVRHGTLSTLHERLVRASMEDESSAMQIQSEREAKVAARTIFNNVAKPGEKHIYLEDLMHFLREDEALRTMGLFEGAEENERVTKKSLKNWVVNVFKERRALALTLNDTKTAVNKLHQMATVVVAVVVLAIWLLILDIATTKFFVFLSSQLLLVTFVFGNTLKMIFEAIIFLFVMHPFDVGDRCEIGGVQMIVEEMNILTTIFLRYDNQKVSYPNGVLATLPIGNIYRSPDMGDAVDFSVHVSTPVEKLALMKERIMAFIERKKDHWHPSPTVVIKDVDDMNRLLISIWLRHRMNFQEINERWKRRELVVQEMIKVLKELEIEYRMLPLDVNLRAMPALTSTRLPSTWKACS encoded by the exons ATGGGCGACGCTCCTTGGAATCCTTTCGCCTCGCCCATCCCCTCCCGCCACTCTGCTGCCGACTGCCACCCTGTCGTCGTCGGTGTCGACAAGCTTTCCAATGCGCACATCGACGCCAATGGGCACAAGATTTGGAGGGACCCCAGCTGCGAGTTCTTGAGCGACGCCGGGGCGGCCCACGTGCCGGCGGCTTCTTCCCGCATGGAAAGATTCGGAGTTGACGTCGACGTCGATCCGAAGGTGTCGTCTGTCTCTGTCTCCGCCTCCAAGGAGCCCCACGTTGCCTTCGAAGTTGTGTCCGCCACCACCGATGATGGCAGCATCATGTCTGGATCCGGCGATGGCAGCGGCGCCGAGGTCGATCGATGGAATTCCAACGCCTCTTTCTGCCGGACATCCACCTTGCTGAGGACGAAGACCCGCTCCCGACTCATGGACCCCGCGCCTCAGCCCCGGTCTGGTGCGTTGGCGGCCGAGGCTGGCCGGTCGACGACCCGTTCCAGTCCGCTGCCTTCCGGGCAGCTCCGTTCGCAGCTTCTCGGTGGGTCGATGACCGACGAGGACGACGAGGATCCTTTCCTCGTCGAGGACCTCCCCGCGGACGACGACTTCACGCGCGCAAAGTTCCAGCCCTGGACGGCCCTCCAGTGGGCcagcctcctcctcgtcttcgccGCCCTTGCCGCGGCCCTCGCCGTGCCGGCACTCCGCCGCTGTTCCGTCTGGGGCCTCCGCCTCTGGATGTGGGTCGTGCTCTTCCTCGTCCTCATCTGCAGCCGCCTCGTCTCCTGGTGGGGCATCCGCCTCCTCGTCTTCTTCATGGAGCGCAACTTCCTCCTCCGCAAGCGCGTCCTCTACTTCGTCTACGGCGTCCGCAAGCCCGTGCAGAACTGTCTCTGGCTCGGCCTCGTCCTCCTCGCTTGGCACCTCCAGTTCGACCAAAAGATCCAGCGCCACACCAACAGCAAAGCCGTCGACTACGTTAGCAAAATCCTAATTTGCCTGCTTGTTGCCACCTTCTTCCGCCTCGCCGAGACCATCGTCATCAAGTCCCTCGCCTCCTCCTTCCATGTGAGCACTTACTTCGACCGCATCCAAGAAGCTCTGTTTAACCAGTATGTGATCGAGACCCTGTCAAGTCCACCATGGATGCGATCCCAGCGAACAAGAGACGAGGACAACCACTTCTTCTCCGAAGTCGAAAGATTTCAGAACGCAGGCGTTGCAATTCCCGCTGACCTGAGAACGTTAACCCTGCAGAAAGGGTCGCAGAATGGTAACAGTGCGAGGTCTGCAAATGCAATGAGAAGGAAGGAAATTGGTCAGAAGCAGGAGGGGATCACGATCGAACACCTGCATAGATTGAGCCAGAAGAATGTACCAGCCTGGATTATGAAGAGGATGATGAAGATTGTGCGGCATGGCACGCTCTCGACTCTTCACGAGCGGTTGGTGCGTGCCAGCATGGAGGATGAGTCCTCCGCGATGCAGATACAAAGCGAGCGAGAGGCCAAGGTTGCTGCCAGGACGATCTTCAATAATGTAGCCAAGCCCGGTGAAAA GCATATCTACTTGGAAGATTTGATGCATTTCTTGAGGGAAGATGAAGCTCTAAGGACTATGGGTCTGTTTGAAGGAGCTGAAGAAAACGAAAGAGTCACCAAGAAGTCTCTCAAGAACTGGGTG gttaatgtcttcaaagaacgAAGAGCTTTGGCTCTAACACTGAACGATACCAAAACAGCAGTCAACAAGCTCCATCAGATGGCAACTGTAGTTGTAGCCGTCGTTGTGCTTGCGATATGGCTTCTCATCCTAGACATTGCAACAACGAAGTTCTTCGTTTTCCTTAGTTCGCAACTTCTTCTGGTGACTTTTGTCTTTGGAAACACGTTGAAGATGATCTTCGAAGCCATTATCTTTTTGTTTGTGATGCATCCCTTTGATGTCGGCGATCGCTGTGAAATAGGAGGAGTTCAG ATGATTGTTGAGGAGATGAACATTCTTACAACAATATTTCTGAGATACGATAACCAGAAAGTTTCCTACCCAAACGGTGTGCTGGCAACTCTACCTATAGGTAATATCTATAGAAGTCCAGACATGGGAGATGCAGTCGACTTCTCTGTTCATGTTTCGACGCCAGTGGAAAAGCTTGCTCTCATGAAAGAAAGAATAATGGC GTTCATCGAGAGGAAAAAGGATCACTGGCACCCGAGTCCAACTGTTGTGATCAAGGATGTGGATGACATGAACAGGTTGCTGATATCGATCTGGTTGCGACACCGCATGAACTTTCAGGAAATCAACGAGAGATGGAAGAGGAGGGAGCTTGTGGTTCAGGAGATGATCAAGGTATTGAAGGAGCTCGAGATCGAGTACCGAATGCTGCCCTTGGATGTAAACTTGCGGGCTATGCCTGCTTTGACCTCCACAAGGCTACCTTCTACATGGAAAGCTTGCAGTTAG
- the LOC104000478 gene encoding probable hexosyltransferase MUCI70: METEAQRSLSLRASRRTERSGWGTRRKGDETDVSANGSGLHDPLRMVWRKGFIRLVLVSAILWMLLILFALLFHLWSCHSSISFFSALCNQDSKVFIILDTMGLTSKPQHRCGIPVVDDPETIVIPKRTPDTIPKSLTYVLEDEQVTADEKSQPLFGGHQNWTQRENSFKLNTTMKVHCGFIKNGGGEMDAVDVKYAKKCRFVVASGIFDGYDTPHQPSNISQRSRELFCFLMVVDEVSFHFIKQNVTVREDSDGGKWVGIWRLVMLHHPPYDEPRRNGKVPKILTHRLFPQAQYSIWVDGKMELIVDPLLILERYLWRGKHIFAIACHKHHRSIYEEADAIKRRKRYARPLIDLHMKIYRYEGMELWSPKKRTISDVPEGAVIIREHTAMTNLFSCLWFNEVNLFTPRDQLSFGYVVHRLGEEFKFFMFPNCEYNSLFILHRHTREHSSVVEWVKSLDEFKGNKTGLRETRGGLGLWKPYPGDLSSVQLPSVKRTSPAG; encoded by the exons ATGGAGACGGAAGCTCAGCGCTCGCTCTCCTTGCGGGCTTCCCGTCGAACGGAGAGGAGCGGTTGGGGTACTCGCCGCAAAG GCGATGAAACCGATGTCTCTGCCAATGGGAGTGGTCTTCACGATCCGCTGAGGATGGTATGGCGGAAGGGTTTCATACGGTTGGTCTTGGTGTCGGCCATTTTGTGGATGCTGCTCATTCTTTTTGCATTGCTATTTCATTTGTGGTCCTGCCATTCTTCCATTAGCTTCTTCTCAG CTCTTTGTAATCAAGATAGCAAAGTATTTATCATCTTAGACACGATGGGTCTCACATCAAAGCCACAGCATC GTTGCGGAATTCCTGTTGTTGATGATCCAGAGACCATAGTCATTCCTAAGAGAACTCCTGATACTATTCCAAAAAGTCTAACATATGTATTGGAAGATGAGCAAGTGACTGCAGATGAAAAATCTCAGCCGCTTTTTGGGGGTCATCAGAACTGGACACAAAGAGAGAATAGTTTCAAATTGAATACAACAATGAAG GTCCACTGTGGATTTATAAAAAATGGTGGTGGAGAAATGGATGCTGTAGATGTTAAATATGCAAAGAAGTGTAGGTTCGTGGTTGCCTCAGGCATTTTTGATGGGTATGATACTCCCCATCAACCATCAAACATAAGTCAACGTTCTCGAGAACTCTTTTGCTTTCTGATGGTAGTTGATGAAGTGTCTTTTCATTTCATCAAGCAAAATGTTACTGTTAGAGAGGACAGTGATGGAGGAAAATGGGTTGGTATTTGGCGCCTTGTGATGCTACACCATCCACCATATGATGAACCTAGAAGAAACGGAAAGGTTCCTAAGATACTAACTCATAGGTTATTTCCTCAAGCTCAGTATAGCATTTGGGTTGATGGGAAAATGGAGCTTATTGTTGACCCGTTGCTAATTCTTGAAAG ATACCTCTGGCGGGGAAAGCACATATTTGCAATTGCTTGTCATAAACATCACAGGAGTATATATGAGGAGGCAGATGCAATCAAACGAAGAAAGAGATATGCTCGGCCACTGATTGATCTGCATATGAAAATTTACCGCTATGAGGGAATGGAGCTCTGGAGCCCCAAAAAAAGGACAATCAGCG ATGTACCAGAGGGCGCAGTCATAATACGTGAGCACACGGCGATGACCAACTTATTCAGCTGCCTTTGGTTCAACGAGGTCAATCTTTTCACGCCGAGGGATCAGCTTAGTTTTGGCTATGTGGTGCACAGACTAGGAGAGGAGTTCAAGTTTTTCATGTTCCCCAACTGTGAATACAATTCCTTGTTCATATTGCATAGGCACACCAGGGAACATTCTTCTGTTGTTGAGTGGGTTAAATCCCTAGATGAGTTCAAGGGGAACAAGACTGGACTCAGAGAGACCAGGGGAGGTCTAGGGCTATGGAAACCCTACCCAGGGGACCTCAGCTCTGTCCAACTCCCTTCTGTTAAAAGAACATCACCTGCAGGGTGA